Part of the Longimicrobium sp. genome, CCCCCGCAAACCCCGCGGGAGAGGGGAGAACTTCGGTCGCGGTTCGACTGGCTGCCGGCGCATGCCGCGGGAGCCCCCTCTCCCCGGCCCTCTCCCCCGCTTCGCAGGGGAAAGGGAGAATTCGATCGCGTTCCCGCCACACCTGCTTCGCGCCCCTATCGCGCGCACCCTCACCGGAACAACGCGCAAAGCCCTGTCATCCTTGAGGCCCAGGCGCGCCGAATCGGCCCGCACACCATTCCTCGCGGGCCGAAGGATCTAGCCTTAAACTACGAAACAATCCTGGGCGCGGCAGCGGTCGCCCGACCCTGAGCCGCGGATCCCGGCGCCGCCGCTACCGGGCGGACACGTCCCGAAGCCGTGGGTCGATCCGGCTCACCGCGCGCACCGCCACTCCGCGCAGCTGGTGGAGCAGGTAGAGCAGGCGGAACGTGGCTCCGGATGCGAGCTTCCCGTTCCGCAGCTTGGAAAGGTAACCGGGCGACAGCGACGCGAACCGCTCGATCTGTACCTGCGTGAGGCCGCCGCGCCGGAGATCGTTGATCAGCGCCCGCTGCTGGCGCAGCCTCTTGCGCCGGTACGAGCGCTCCAGCGCCGCCTCCAGGGCATCCGTGTCGGCGGCGTTCAGGGCCATATCCCCGCAGATGTCGCAAACGGGCAGAACGAGTTGCTCGCCAACTCGCACCCGGGGATCGTCGCGGTGCTCCATCACGAACCCCGAAACGTCCGCAGGCCGCATCGTGCCTTCTCCGCACGCGCCGCAGGGGCGCTCCGGCATCATTGGCTTCTCGGTCATCTGAACCTCCTCCTGGAACGCTGCACGGTGCCACGCACGGTCGAGAGGTCATGCTCGGCGGGATGACAGGAAACGATGCCGGGCTCCCCATCCTGCATCTGGATCTCGATCTTCAGATACCACCCCTCTCCTTGAATCAACTTGCCGTATACGTCCTGCACCTGCCGGTTCGGCGTCCGGAGCGTGTGCGAATAGTCGCCGTCCTCGAGTGAGAGCACCGCCACCTTCACGTGCTCCCTCGCCTCTCGAACGGTGCACTTCCGGATACGGCAGACCACGTCCAGCGCGCGAGTCTTGTATACGTGAAAGTTGCCGCTCTGCACCTGGGCCTGGAACGCCGGTAGATCAACACCGGGCCCGGGTACGCGCGCAGCGCCGAACAGAGTCATTGGGACTCAGTCCTATGCTAAAAGGAAACCGCCCCTCTGGCAAGGGGCGGCATCAGGGAGAGATCGCGGGGAAAGATCAGAGGGTTTCGCGCAGAGCGCAATGGACATTCAGTACACGCCACAGGTGGTCCGGGTCAGGGCGCGCCTCCTCGACCCTCGATGCACCACCACACCCGGTCATCCGGCCAAGGCGCACCGAACCTACCCGCGCCCCATCCCTCGCGGGCCGAAGGATCCAGGCTGTCGGGGATCCCCGGCGCTACGGGCGGCGCGTGTACGTCACCGAAACCGTAATTGGTGTGGTCGAGGCGGGAACCGTGATCGTCTGTGCCTGCGGGCTGGGATCGTACAGGTCCCCTTCGAATCCGAAGGTGAAACAGCGTACTTCGGCCAGCCCCGCCGCGGGCCCGGCCGTGGGCCCTGCCGACGTGGTATACGCGAAAGACGCTGCTCCCTGCGCCCAGTACACGCCGCACGGCACCGACCCGTCATATTCCGCGGGAACCCCTGAGAGCTTCAGCGCGACGGCGCCAGAAGCCAGTTCAAAGGCAAAGTGCGTGGTCGCCTGGCCGCCACTCGGGACGGTAACCACGCGATTGTTGTTCAGCGCGCGGTACGTGAAGCTCGGCCCGTCCGGGTCGGGCCGGCTGCCCACCTCCAGCATGGTGATCGTGTGCGGACCCGCCGGCAACTGGTCGATCACGAGCGACAGTGCGGTGCCCATCTGCCGCTCACGCAGCAGGCCGTCGGGGCCGGCGATCCGGACCACCGCGTTCGACAGCGACGAATGCGGAACCTCGTCCCGGGTCACCAGGATTGAGCCGGGCTGCTGCGGCAGGACGGTAACCTGCGCCGTTCCCGTCTTTCCCTCCGCCGTTGCCGTGACGGGAAACGGCCCGCCGGACGCGATTCCGGTGACCACGCCGGACGCGCTGACCTGCACGAACGCCGCGCTGTTGGTCGACCAGGAAACCGTCCGGCCGCTCAGCACGTTCCCGTCCGCGTCCCGAAGCGTGGCCGTAAGCTGCTGCGTGGCCCCGACTTCTACGCTGACGGGGCTCGGCGTCACCGTTACCGAGGCCACCGGCACGGGCACCACCGTTACGACCGCGATCGCCGCCTTGCCTTCGGCCGTCGCGGTGATCATGGCGTTCCCCGGAGAAACGCCCTGCACCTGCTGCGCGGCGTTCACCGTGGCGACCGCCACGTTCGAGGTGATCAGCGTAACCTGACGGCCGGCGAGCACGTTGCCGGCCGCGTCACGGGCGGTCACCGTCAGCTGCGCCGACTTCCCCACCTCCACCTGGAGGGAGCCGGGCTCCAGCGTCAGCGATGCGATCGGAACCGGAACTACGGTGACGGTGGCGGTCGCCGTCTTGCCTTCGGCCGTCGCGGTGATGGTGGCGGTTCCCGGGGCCACGCCCTGCACCTGCTGCGCGGCGTTCACCGTGGCGACCGCCATGTTCGAGGTGATCAGCGTGACCTGACGGCCGGCGAGCGCGTTTCCGGCGGCGTCGCGGGCGGTCACCGTCAGCTGCACCGACTTCCCCACCTCCACCTGTGGCGAACCCGGCTCCAGCGTCAGCGACGCGATGGGTACCGGGACGACGGTGACGGTGGCGGTCGCCGTCTTCCCTTCGGCTGTCGCCGTGATGGTGGCGGTTCCGGGAGCCACGCCCTGCACCTGCATGGCGGCGTTCACCGTGGCGACCGCCGCATTCGAGCTGACGAGCGTAACCTGGCGTCCGGCCAGCGGGTTCCCGGCCGCGTCACGGGCCGTCACCGTCAGCTGCACCGCCTTCCCCACCTCCACCTGCGGCGAGCCGGGCTCCACCGTCAGCGACGCGATGGGGACCGGGAGGATGGTTACGGTGACCGTTCCGCTCTTTCCGTCCGTGCTCGCGGTAACGTTCGCCGTACCGGCACTCACGCCGGTGAGCATTCCCCCCGCGCCCACGGTCGCCACCGCGTCGCTGCTGCTCGTCCAGGTGAAGGTCTTCCCCGCGACGGCGCCGCCCGCGGCGTTCCTGGCGACCGCCGAAAGCTGCATCGTCTGTCCGCCGATCACCGGCCCACTGGGCGCGGCTACTTCGACGGTCGCGACCACGTTGTCCGTTGGCGGTGGCGTGACGCCCCCGGATTCTCCCCCGCATCCGGCGGAGAGAATCGCGCTGAAACCGACGAACATGAGCGCGGACAGACGCATGCGGCCTCGGGGTATGCTTTGGGAATGGTGTGTGGGCTGGGAGGGAAAATAACAGTTTTTCGCGCGCGGAGCAAACATATGTCCCCGCTCAGGGCGGGCGTGCCGCCTCGGCCTGCAGGAGGTGGTACGGGTTCAGGTCGCGGCCCTTCCACCAGCGGTTCGGGTCCGTGACCGTGTGGATGGAGAAGTGGAGGTGCGGCGATCCCGTGACGTTCCCCGTGCTCCCCACGTACCCGATCACGTCGCCCGCGCGGACGAGGTCGCCTTCCTTGAGCCCCGGCCGATAGCCGTGCAGGTGGGCGTAGTAGTAGATGGTCCGCGCGTCGCTCCCCCGCTGGTAGATGGAGATACCGCCCACCGCGTTGGAGTCGCGCTTCACGATCACCCCCTCCGCCGCCGCGACGACGGGCGTGCCCTGCTTCGCGAAGATGTCGACTCCCTTGTGCAATCGCCCGCCGGAGCGCGCGGCGCCGTACGTGTCCTTCAACTCGCCCCGCAGCACCCCCGCGACGGGGATCGTCAGCCCGGCCGCATCCGCCGCGGGCACCGCGAGGCTGGCCCGCGTCGGGAAGCCGATCGTGAGCACCCGGTCGGCGGCGGCAAGGTAGATCGCCAGCCCCACGATCAGCGCCACCTCCGCCAGCGCCACGCCGATCGTCGCGCCACGCAGGGTGACGCGCGGCATCCTCATCCGCCACCGGCCGCGAAAAGC contains:
- a CDS encoding M23 family metallopeptidase, translated to MRMPRVTLRGATIGVALAEVALIVGLAIYLAAADRVLTIGFPTRASLAVPAADAAGLTIPVAGVLRGELKDTYGAARSGGRLHKGVDIFAKQGTPVVAAAEGVIVKRDSNAVGGISIYQRGSDARTIYYYAHLHGYRPGLKEGDLVRAGDVIGYVGSTGNVTGSPHLHFSIHTVTDPNRWWKGRDLNPYHLLQAEAARPP
- a CDS encoding Ig-like domain-containing protein, producing the protein MVATVEVAAPSGPVIGGQTMQLSAVARNAAGGAVAGKTFTWTSSSDAVATVGAGGMLTGVSAGTANVTASTDGKSGTVTVTILPVPIASLTVEPGSPQVEVGKAVQLTVTARDAAGNPLAGRQVTLVSSNAAVATVNAAMQVQGVAPGTATITATAEGKTATATVTVVPVPIASLTLEPGSPQVEVGKSVQLTVTARDAAGNALAGRQVTLITSNMAVATVNAAQQVQGVAPGTATITATAEGKTATATVTVVPVPIASLTLEPGSLQVEVGKSAQLTVTARDAAGNVLAGRQVTLITSNVAVATVNAAQQVQGVSPGNAMITATAEGKAAIAVVTVVPVPVASVTVTPSPVSVEVGATQQLTATLRDADGNVLSGRTVSWSTNSAAFVQVSASGVVTGIASGGPFPVTATAEGKTGTAQVTVLPQQPGSILVTRDEVPHSSLSNAVVRIAGPDGLLRERQMGTALSLVIDQLPAGPHTITMLEVGSRPDPDGPSFTYRALNNNRVVTVPSGGQATTHFAFELASGAVALKLSGVPAEYDGSVPCGVYWAQGAASFAYTTSAGPTAGPAAGLAEVRCFTFGFEGDLYDPSPQAQTITVPASTTPITVSVTYTRRP